From Nitrospinota bacterium, the proteins below share one genomic window:
- a CDS encoding nucleotidyltransferase domain-containing protein yields the protein MNEAGLVELCVKYRVERLELFGSAAGLEDAPIGDIDFLVEFYPCTPAEHCDRYFGLLAGLEELFGCHIDLVETRAMKNPYFIRRVNEQRVPVYAV from the coding sequence ATGAATGAAGCGGGGCTGGTGGAACTATGCGTGAAATACCGCGTGGAACGGCTTGAACTGTTTGGTTCCGCCGCCGGACTGGAAGATGCTCCTATTGGCGATATTGATTTTCTGGTCGAGTTTTATCCTTGCACTCCCGCGGAACATTGTGACCGGTATTTTGGGTTGCTGGCCGGCCTTGAAGAACTGTTTGGTTGCCATATCGATCTGGTGGAAACAAGAGCGATGAAAAACCCCTATTTTATCCGCCGCGTGAACGAACAACGGGTGCCGGTTTATGCCGTATGA